A DNA window from Tenuifilaceae bacterium CYCD contains the following coding sequences:
- a CDS encoding hydrolase Nlp/P60, whose translation MESGIISKSLAAIRKEPSETSEMVNQMLFGETFDIVERYKGWLRIIGHFDEYYGWLDSRLTSNMEHGNISANIKLASTLFKAKEIDSELTVNLCPGSALHNFENGFFYCGKTKYTQIENPFVEISDNKLAIVEQIAKSYLNSPYLWGGRSPYGIDCSGLTQVVYKIAEVNLPRDASQQALLGSIVEFIDHVKLGDLAFFDNDEGAITHVGILLGNGQIIHSSGFVRIDKFDHQGIFNIKTNQYTHKLRVIKRIF comes from the coding sequence ATGGAATCGGGTATCATATCAAAAAGTCTTGCTGCAATCCGCAAGGAACCTAGCGAAACTAGCGAAATGGTAAATCAAATGCTTTTCGGCGAAACCTTCGACATTGTGGAAAGATACAAAGGATGGCTGAGAATAATTGGTCATTTCGATGAATACTATGGTTGGCTTGATTCTAGGCTAACAAGCAATATGGAGCATGGCAATATTTCTGCCAACATAAAGTTAGCAAGCACTCTATTCAAAGCAAAGGAAATTGATAGTGAACTTACGGTAAACTTATGCCCAGGATCGGCACTTCACAACTTCGAAAATGGATTTTTTTACTGTGGAAAAACAAAGTATACTCAAATTGAGAACCCTTTTGTAGAAATATCTGACAACAAGCTAGCAATCGTTGAACAAATTGCAAAATCGTACCTTAACTCACCATACCTATGGGGTGGGCGATCACCTTACGGCATCGATTGCTCGGGATTAACACAGGTTGTTTACAAAATTGCAGAAGTAAATTTACCCCGCGATGCCAGCCAGCAAGCATTACTCGGCAGTATCGTTGAATTTATAGACCATGTCAAACTAGGTGATCTCGCTTTTTTTGACAACGACGAAGGAGCCATAACTCATGTTGGCATTCTTTTAGGTAACGGTCAAATAATTCACAGCTCTGGATTTGTAAGGATTGACAAGTTCGATCATCAAGGTATATTTAACATTAAAACCAATCAGTACACCCATAAACTGCGAGTTATAAAAAGAATCTTTTAG
- a CDS encoding HDIG domain-containing protein, giving the protein MHQDLYAPFDFPIYKTDAEIFTEKTHILKNFKPFFRYDSLVAESSKQQFITDFRQSWSNYVAINRTNSQYSLSQINAISERFENEFLAAINYVYQKGIIDQSESILNTNKVDIGLSVLKSNISYEYQYNDVFTVRKATDYVSNSIKNITSPDALAFRNFWNGFDFQKYTQPNLLYDDYITQKFKNELIENVSLTKGLVQSGERIISHNEMVSSDVFQVLESLKREYESQIGNRSRFVVLLGNAFIIGTLFIVLFLFLMSFRPEILKNDSKTLFILLLIAFMVIISSYVIKSGLVSIYVIPLVIVPIFIRTFYDSRLALFIHLVTIFVVSFFVPNSFEYVFINFVAGVVAILSLTNLYRRGRLFITVAFIYLTYVVLYLSLVTIEEGTPLAANALVLLWYAVNALLLMASYQLVYLFEKSFGFLSDATLIELSDTNLDLLRKLAEVAPGTFQHSLQVANLAEAAVHRIGGNPLLVRAGALYHDIGKTVNPLFYIENQPSDYNPHKNLDYTESAKFIINHVTEGIKIAHKAGLPQQIIDFIQAHHGTTKVKYFYKLHKDKFADMANDAHKFTYPGPRPNSKETAVVMMADAVEAASRSMKNINNQNIDELVESIIDLQLNDGQFNDADITFKDITTVKTVFKKKLINIYHARIEYPEL; this is encoded by the coding sequence ATGCATCAGGATTTATATGCACCGTTTGATTTTCCTATATATAAGACCGATGCCGAAATTTTTACTGAGAAGACCCATATTCTTAAGAATTTTAAGCCATTTTTCAGGTATGATTCTTTGGTGGCAGAGTCCTCAAAGCAGCAATTCATCACCGATTTCCGTCAATCTTGGTCAAATTATGTAGCAATTAATAGAACAAACTCACAGTATTCATTGTCTCAAATCAACGCTATTTCCGAGAGGTTTGAAAATGAATTTCTGGCAGCAATAAATTATGTGTATCAGAAAGGGATTATAGATCAATCCGAAAGTATTTTAAATACAAACAAGGTAGATATTGGTCTATCTGTGTTGAAGAGTAATATTTCGTATGAATATCAGTATAACGACGTTTTTACAGTGCGAAAGGCCACGGATTATGTGAGTAATAGCATTAAAAACATTACATCTCCAGATGCATTGGCTTTTAGAAATTTCTGGAATGGCTTCGATTTCCAAAAGTATACTCAGCCCAATTTGCTTTACGATGATTACATAACGCAGAAATTTAAGAATGAACTTATTGAAAATGTATCCTTAACAAAGGGACTTGTGCAGTCGGGTGAACGGATTATTTCCCATAACGAGATGGTTAGTTCCGATGTGTTTCAGGTGTTAGAGTCGCTAAAGCGCGAGTACGAATCACAAATTGGTAATCGCAGTCGTTTTGTGGTTTTGCTTGGAAATGCCTTTATCATTGGAACTCTTTTCATCGTTCTTTTCCTTTTCCTCATGAGTTTTAGACCAGAGATACTTAAGAACGATTCCAAAACGCTTTTTATACTCCTGCTGATTGCTTTTATGGTGATTATTTCCTCGTATGTGATTAAAAGCGGATTGGTTAGTATATATGTTATCCCTTTGGTTATTGTTCCTATATTTATTAGAACCTTCTATGATTCGCGGTTGGCCTTGTTTATTCATTTGGTGACTATTTTTGTTGTTAGTTTCTTTGTCCCCAATAGCTTTGAGTACGTTTTTATAAACTTTGTGGCTGGAGTTGTTGCAATTCTCAGCCTCACAAACCTTTACCGACGAGGTAGACTTTTTATTACCGTTGCATTTATTTATTTAACATATGTTGTACTGTACCTGAGTTTAGTTACAATTGAAGAGGGAACCCCGTTAGCGGCTAATGCATTAGTGCTGCTATGGTATGCAGTGAATGCTTTGCTGTTGATGGCTTCGTACCAGTTGGTTTATCTTTTTGAGAAATCATTCGGCTTTTTATCCGATGCAACGCTAATAGAACTCTCCGATACCAATTTGGATTTATTACGAAAGCTAGCAGAGGTTGCCCCAGGAACGTTTCAGCACTCGCTGCAAGTTGCCAATTTAGCAGAGGCGGCTGTTCATCGGATTGGCGGGAATCCACTATTGGTTCGGGCGGGAGCCCTTTATCATGATATTGGGAAAACAGTTAATCCGCTTTTTTATATAGAGAATCAGCCGTCCGATTACAATCCCCATAAAAACTTGGATTATACCGAAAGTGCTAAATTTATAATTAATCACGTAACCGAGGGCATTAAGATTGCCCATAAAGCGGGACTTCCCCAGCAAATTATTGATTTTATTCAGGCGCATCATGGAACTACCAAGGTTAAGTATTTCTATAAGTTGCATAAGGATAAATTCGCCGATATGGCAAACGATGCCCATAAATTTACATACCCAGGGCCTCGACCAAATTCCAAGGAAACTGCCGTTGTTATGATGGCCGATGCTGTTGAGGCTGCTTCACGAAGTATGAAGAATATTAATAACCAGAATATAGATGAATTGGTGGAGTCTATCATTGATCTGCAGTTAAATGATGGGCAGTTTAACGATGCCGATATTACCTTTAAGGACATAACAACTGTTAAAACTGTATTTAAGAAGAAGTTGATCAATATTTATCATGCAAGGATTGAGTATCCTGAATTGTAG
- a CDS encoding DNA translocase FtsK: MAKDKTSDDNTGKESKEKKDTNNPEKKSFFKDERVRFTIGLFTLLLSLYITIAFISYLFTWKVDQSFEWQNLFSGSDVKVKNWTGKLGASISMQFMHKWFGVSSLAFPLIFAVFGLKLLKLYSGKFWKLTFKVLVGVVLFSLVTGFLFGTAHGFLGSGLGGAHGLFIAEWISAILGKVGTAFLLLLLVIAYSIYIKPSSLFWYNRIAWDIAQYIKNSSKKTKKTDEPIDDLLDDDESQSSATTPEIVENENSVKVTDTVPEDRIDIKNLVQEEAIDEEEEYDEDLVFEEKEFEVETKNITTPTNESNITQTLVKTEEEGVEFTIETIQEKELNEELINEQELYDPTLELSNYQRPLLELLEDYKNTSSPVTNETLIENKNKIVETLSHYKIQIDKIKATIGPTVTLYEIVPAPGIRISKIKNLEDDIALSLAALGIRIIAPIPGRGTIGIEVPNQNPEIVSMHSIIKSQKFQESKYDLTIALGKTISNEIFMLDLTKLPHLLVAGATGQGKSVGLNAIITSLLYKKHPAEIKFVLVDPKKVELTLYSKLEKHFLAKLPDTEDAIITDTQKVINTLNSLCIEMDQRYELLKLAQVRNIKEYNEKFVARRLNPNKGHKFLPYIVVIIDEFADLIMTAGREVEMPIARLAQLARAIGIHLIIATQRPSTNIITGVIKANFPARIAFRVSSMIDSRTILDHPGANHLIGRGDMLVSAGSEMIRVQCAFIDIPEIERITDFVSNQQGYSSAFQLPEYVPESQDISLEVDLKKRDELFEDAARLVVQSQMGSTSLIQRKFSIGYNRAGRIVDQLEAAGIVGPFEGSKARQVLIVDEISLEQLLKSINNQ; the protein is encoded by the coding sequence ATGGCTAAGGATAAAACTAGCGACGACAATACAGGAAAAGAGTCGAAAGAAAAAAAAGACACCAATAATCCTGAAAAAAAATCATTTTTTAAAGACGAAAGGGTTAGATTCACAATAGGCCTTTTCACTTTACTTTTAAGCCTATACATCACAATTGCGTTTATTTCATACCTGTTCACATGGAAGGTTGACCAAAGCTTCGAATGGCAAAACCTGTTCTCCGGATCGGATGTAAAAGTTAAGAACTGGACCGGGAAACTCGGAGCAAGTATCTCTATGCAGTTTATGCATAAATGGTTTGGAGTATCATCGTTAGCATTCCCTCTTATTTTTGCCGTGTTTGGACTAAAACTGCTAAAACTTTACTCCGGCAAATTCTGGAAACTCACCTTTAAGGTTTTAGTTGGGGTAGTACTCTTTTCACTTGTAACCGGGTTTCTGTTTGGAACAGCGCATGGTTTTCTTGGTAGCGGATTGGGAGGTGCTCACGGACTATTTATAGCGGAATGGATTTCGGCAATTCTCGGTAAAGTTGGAACTGCTTTTTTATTACTATTACTTGTTATAGCCTATTCTATATACATAAAACCATCGTCGTTATTTTGGTACAACCGAATTGCTTGGGATATTGCGCAATACATCAAAAACTCTTCGAAAAAAACGAAAAAAACTGATGAGCCTATTGATGACTTGCTAGATGATGATGAAAGCCAGAGCTCAGCCACAACTCCCGAAATAGTTGAAAATGAAAATAGCGTTAAGGTTACAGACACGGTACCAGAAGATAGAATAGACATCAAAAACTTAGTTCAAGAGGAGGCAATTGACGAAGAGGAAGAATACGATGAGGATTTAGTGTTTGAAGAAAAAGAGTTTGAGGTTGAAACCAAGAACATTACCACGCCTACGAATGAAAGCAACATCACTCAAACATTGGTAAAAACAGAAGAGGAAGGTGTTGAATTCACTATTGAAACCATACAGGAAAAGGAACTTAACGAGGAATTGATTAACGAGCAGGAACTTTATGACCCTACCTTGGAATTATCAAACTATCAGCGCCCACTACTTGAACTACTAGAGGATTATAAAAACACCTCATCGCCAGTTACCAACGAAACGCTTATCGAGAATAAGAATAAAATTGTGGAAACCCTTTCGCACTACAAAATTCAAATCGATAAGATTAAAGCAACCATAGGGCCAACAGTAACGCTGTACGAAATAGTTCCTGCGCCAGGCATAAGAATTAGCAAAATAAAGAACCTTGAGGATGATATAGCCCTTAGCCTTGCCGCTCTTGGAATCAGAATTATCGCCCCAATTCCCGGACGAGGAACCATTGGAATTGAAGTTCCAAACCAAAATCCGGAGATTGTTTCGATGCATTCTATCATTAAATCGCAAAAATTCCAGGAAAGCAAGTACGATTTAACGATAGCCTTAGGAAAAACGATCTCAAATGAGATATTCATGCTCGATCTAACCAAACTCCCCCACCTACTTGTTGCAGGGGCCACAGGTCAAGGAAAATCGGTTGGGCTGAACGCCATTATTACATCCTTACTCTACAAGAAACATCCTGCAGAAATAAAGTTTGTTCTAGTTGATCCAAAGAAGGTAGAATTAACGTTATACAGCAAACTCGAAAAACATTTCCTTGCAAAACTACCCGACACCGAAGATGCTATTATTACCGATACACAAAAGGTGATCAACACATTAAATTCATTGTGTATTGAGATGGATCAGCGTTACGAATTGCTAAAATTGGCTCAGGTACGCAACATCAAGGAGTATAACGAAAAATTTGTGGCGCGTAGGCTAAACCCTAACAAGGGACATAAATTTTTACCATACATTGTTGTAATTATTGATGAATTTGCCGATTTAATAATGACCGCCGGGCGCGAGGTGGAAATGCCTATTGCTCGACTGGCTCAACTTGCCCGTGCAATTGGAATTCACCTAATAATTGCTACGCAACGACCATCAACAAACATCATTACCGGTGTAATCAAAGCAAACTTTCCTGCCCGAATAGCTTTCAGAGTATCATCGATGATTGACTCTAGAACAATTCTGGATCATCCTGGTGCAAACCATCTTATTGGACGTGGCGATATGCTTGTTTCGGCGGGAAGTGAGATGATTCGTGTACAATGTGCATTTATCGATATTCCAGAAATTGAGCGCATTACCGATTTTGTAAGCAATCAGCAAGGCTACTCATCGGCATTCCAACTTCCCGAGTACGTTCCTGAAAGTCAAGATATTTCCTTAGAAGTGGACCTTAAAAAACGTGACGAACTATTCGAAGATGCCGCTAGACTTGTTGTTCAATCCCAAATGGGATCAACCTCGCTAATCCAGCGCAAATTCTCGATTGGCTATAATAGAGCGGGAAGAATTGTTGATCAGTTAGAAGCGGCAGGCATAGTTGGCCCATTCGAAGGAAGCAAAGCCCGTCAGGTTTTAATTGTTGACGAAATATCATTGGAACAACTTTTGAAGAGTATCAATAACCAGTAA
- a CDS encoding carbamate kinase: MSKLAVVALGGNALLRGNQVGTIDEQEQNTTETLENLVYLIKEGYNLVISHGNGPQVGNILMRNDAGEQMYGIPQMPLDICVADSQGGIGYMIERMLRNVLKKHGINKEVCCLVTPVIVDHDDPAFKNPTKRVGRIYDKAQADELAAQKGWEFKEEVKDTGSGWRRVVPSPKPKGILNIKVIEQLVNQGIIVIASGGGGVPVFIDEKNDVRPAEAVIDKDLASALMGGLIKADEFYILTDVPYVYINYKKPNEKKLEFLSHADTMKYMNEGMFGEGNMAPKIRACLNFIENGGKMSVITEATKLEDMTYGTKITMEYED, from the coding sequence ATGAGTAAATTGGCTGTTGTAGCTTTAGGAGGGAATGCTTTACTCCGAGGCAATCAGGTAGGTACTATTGATGAGCAAGAGCAGAATACTACTGAAACTCTTGAAAACTTAGTGTATTTAATTAAAGAAGGATATAACCTTGTTATCAGTCATGGTAATGGTCCACAGGTAGGAAATATCTTAATGCGTAACGATGCGGGTGAACAAATGTATGGTATTCCTCAAATGCCTTTGGATATTTGTGTTGCCGACTCACAGGGCGGTATTGGTTATATGATAGAGCGTATGCTTCGCAACGTTCTTAAAAAGCACGGAATTAACAAGGAGGTTTGCTGTCTTGTTACTCCGGTTATTGTTGATCACGATGATCCTGCATTTAAAAACCCAACAAAGCGCGTTGGTCGTATTTACGATAAAGCGCAGGCCGATGAGCTCGCAGCTCAAAAGGGTTGGGAGTTTAAAGAAGAAGTAAAAGACACTGGTAGCGGATGGCGCCGTGTTGTTCCTTCTCCAAAACCCAAGGGAATTCTCAACATAAAGGTTATTGAGCAACTGGTTAACCAGGGCATTATTGTAATTGCTTCTGGTGGTGGTGGTGTGCCTGTTTTCATTGATGAGAAAAATGATGTTCGCCCTGCTGAGGCTGTAATTGACAAGGATCTTGCATCGGCATTAATGGGTGGTTTAATTAAGGCAGATGAGTTCTACATCCTAACTGATGTTCCTTACGTTTACATCAACTACAAGAAACCTAACGAGAAGAAGTTAGAGTTTCTTAGCCATGCTGATACTATGAAGTATATGAACGAGGGTATGTTTGGCGAAGGTAATATGGCTCCCAAAATCCGTGCTTGCTTGAATTTTATCGAGAATGGTGGTAAAATGAGCGTAATTACCGAGGCTACCAAACTTGAGGATATGACCTACGGTACAAAGATTACAATGGAGTACGAAGATTAA
- the argF gene encoding ornithine carbamoyltransferase, protein MSFNLRNRSFLKLLDFTPKEIQFLLDLSADLKKAKYTGNEIPRLKGKNIVLLFEKDSTRTRCAFETAAYDQGAHVTYLGPSGSQMGKKESMEDTARVLGRMYDGIEYRGYSQAIVETLAKYSGVPVWNGLTTEFHPTQILADFLTMREHSSKPLNEVAFCYMGDARNNMGNSLMVGAAKMGMDFRACAPKACWPQEELVAKCREIAKETGAKITLTEKVEEGVKGCDFLYTDVWVSMGEPDSVWEERIKLLTPYQVNKRAMELTGNPNCKFMHCLPAFHNRKTAVGEEIFKKFGLESMEVTEEVFESPASIVFDEAENRVHTIKAVMVATLGQ, encoded by the coding sequence ATGTCATTTAACTTAAGAAATCGCAGTTTTCTAAAACTTTTGGATTTCACTCCAAAGGAAATCCAGTTTCTACTTGATTTATCTGCCGATCTTAAAAAGGCAAAGTACACTGGAAACGAGATTCCTCGTTTAAAAGGTAAAAATATTGTTCTTCTTTTCGAGAAGGATTCAACCCGTACACGTTGCGCTTTCGAGACTGCAGCTTACGATCAGGGTGCACATGTTACCTATTTAGGACCTTCAGGCTCTCAAATGGGTAAGAAAGAGTCAATGGAGGATACTGCTCGTGTTCTTGGACGTATGTACGACGGTATCGAGTACCGTGGTTACTCTCAAGCGATTGTAGAAACATTGGCGAAGTACTCAGGAGTGCCTGTATGGAACGGTTTAACCACCGAATTCCACCCAACTCAAATTTTAGCCGACTTTCTAACTATGCGTGAGCATAGCAGCAAACCATTGAACGAGGTGGCATTCTGCTACATGGGCGATGCCCGTAACAACATGGGTAATTCCCTGATGGTTGGCGCTGCTAAAATGGGTATGGATTTCAGAGCTTGTGCTCCAAAAGCTTGTTGGCCACAAGAGGAATTAGTTGCAAAATGTCGTGAAATAGCAAAGGAAACTGGCGCTAAGATTACTTTGACTGAAAAAGTAGAAGAAGGCGTTAAGGGTTGCGATTTCCTTTATACCGACGTTTGGGTATCGATGGGTGAGCCAGATTCCGTATGGGAAGAGAGAATTAAATTACTTACTCCTTACCAAGTTAACAAGAGAGCAATGGAATTAACAGGCAATCCAAACTGCAAGTTTATGCACTGCTTACCTGCATTCCACAACCGTAAAACTGCAGTAGGCGAGGAGATTTTCAAGAAATTCGGTTTGGAGTCAATGGAGGTTACCGAGGAGGTATTTGAATCTCCAGCATCTATTGTATTCGATGAGGCTGAAAACCGTGTACATACTATTAAAGCCGTTATGGTCGCTACTTTAGGTCAGTAA
- a CDS encoding RNA-binding protein, translating to MMIYVGNISYSMTADELKELFVPFGNVVAVKIIVDKASGKSKGYGFVEMDNDEDGLKAINALNDSPAKGRNIKVNNAFRKNDTKPAE from the coding sequence ATGATGATTTATGTAGGAAACATTTCGTATTCAATGACAGCCGATGAACTGAAAGAACTATTTGTTCCATTTGGGAATGTTGTTGCTGTTAAAATTATTGTAGATAAAGCATCTGGTAAGTCTAAAGGCTATGGCTTTGTCGAAATGGACAACGATGAAGATGGTTTAAAGGCAATTAACGCCTTGAACGATTCTCCGGCTAAGGGTCGTAACATAAAGGTGAACAATGCCTTTCGTAAAAACGATACCAAACCTGCTGAGTAA
- the acyP gene encoding acylphosphatase: METIVIRVSGRVQGVGFRYYVYKVAHQLSVKGIVKNCTNGDVYIEAEADSDALHQFIGMCRIGSSRSVVDDVLVGEIESVGYSTFEIVG; this comes from the coding sequence ATGGAGACAATTGTGATAAGAGTGAGCGGTAGAGTTCAAGGCGTGGGTTTTCGGTATTATGTTTATAAAGTAGCACATCAATTATCGGTTAAGGGCATTGTTAAGAATTGTACCAATGGCGATGTTTATATTGAAGCCGAGGCCGACAGCGATGCGCTTCATCAATTCATTGGGATGTGCAGAATTGGTTCTTCTCGCTCAGTGGTTGATGATGTATTGGTAGGTGAAATAGAATCTGTAGGGTATTCAACCTTTGAAATAGTTGGATAA
- a CDS encoding metal-dependent hydrolase, with amino-acid sequence MKAFVYILFTISISLNSFAQKTDTIQTKNGKVIIHFVGHGSLMFEYNGKIIHIDPWSRAANYDSLPKADAVLLTHHHQDHLDSIALAIIFTGSTELYWTKQCACTSKFKANDKIVSNGDTFNTSGITVRAVQAYNILNKRNNGEPYHIKGEGNGYILNIDNTTIYIAGDTESIPEMNKFGKIDIAFLPMNIPFTMTPEIVKDAVLALKPKILYPYHYGKTDTNLVVELLKDYKEIEVRIR; translated from the coding sequence ATGAAAGCATTTGTATATATCTTATTCACCATATCTATCTCTTTGAATTCATTTGCGCAAAAAACTGACACAATACAAACAAAAAACGGTAAAGTAATTATTCACTTTGTAGGACATGGAAGTTTAATGTTCGAGTACAATGGGAAAATAATACATATTGACCCATGGAGCAGGGCTGCCAACTACGATTCGCTACCCAAAGCAGACGCGGTGCTCCTCACCCACCATCATCAGGATCACTTGGATTCCATTGCGCTTGCAATAATATTTACTGGCAGCACAGAACTTTACTGGACAAAACAATGTGCCTGTACCTCAAAATTCAAGGCCAATGATAAAATTGTAAGCAATGGTGATACATTTAACACGTCGGGAATAACAGTTCGTGCAGTTCAGGCCTACAACATCCTAAATAAACGTAACAATGGAGAGCCATACCACATAAAGGGCGAGGGAAATGGCTACATCCTAAATATCGACAATACTACTATTTACATTGCTGGCGATACCGAAAGCATTCCTGAAATGAACAAGTTTGGCAAAATTGATATAGCATTCCTACCAATGAATATTCCTTTTACCATGACTCCCGAAATAGTAAAGGATGCTGTACTGGCGCTAAAACCAAAAATTCTTTACCCTTACCACTACGGCAAAACAGACACTAACCTTGTGGTAGAACTTTTAAAGGATTATAAAGAAATCGAGGTAAGAATCAGATAG